The segment CGATCCCTTTATCCTCGCCCAACTCCAGTGGCGTTACCGCCCTGGTGGAAACTTCATCACGAATTAGAGAGTGATATTCAATCTCGAGATCTTTACGCTCTTTTATCGCTCTTAGAATTACCGCACGGTGTGCGCTATCTACCGTTGGTGATGCCTGCGCGATATCACCTATGAGGGATTTAATTTTAATTTGCAGCGAAGCAATTGCAGCGATTAGATCTACCCGATCTTTGGAAATCGAATCTCTTAGGAAATCTAACCCGATTGCAACGACAACCAACTCTTCTTTGGTGAGTAAGCGAACTTTCTGGAGTATTTCGGCGTTACGAATTGATACGTAACCAGATTCAAAGGCGAGGTCTATCAGCTCAAGTGGTGTGTATCCAGGAAGCCCGCACATCCAAAGGGTGTTCAAATCATCAAGCAACTCTTCTGTTGAAATGGAGAACTCGTTCGCTAGATCCTTAACTGATACTCCCTGATGGGTAGTTATATAAGGAACTAAATCCAATAGACGAGCGGTTTTAGCGATCGGTGAGGATGGTTGCTTAGCCATAGCGCTTCACCCCGAGTTCCAATCTCTTGATAATTTCAGCCCTAACATCGCCCGGTTCGAGGACGATTGCATCATCTGCATACCAGAGGACTTCTTCAATAAATCTCTCTTGATCTCGATAACTCAATTCGACTAAATCCCAGCCAGCAATTGAACTCTTGGTGGATGCGGTCTTGGATCTCGAACGTAGCGCTAACGCTCTACCGGTTCGCAAAAAGATCGTCGCTGTACGAATCTCATCTGCGTTACTGCCTTGGCTGGATAGATCAAAACTCTTTTCCACCTCGAAAGATCCTGACTTACCTTCAGGTGCGATATCTCCTGAAATGCGATCGAGTCGGAAGCTTCTAACTCCTAACTTCTCCAGATCTAGGCCATATAGATACCAGTGGCCATAGCGAGAAGTGACCGCGTAAGGATCGATTTTCCGTTCCTGTTCGGTTAGCTCTTCGCTTAGGTATTTAAAGGAGATCTTCTGTCGAGATGTAATAGCACTGATCGCAACTTGTAAATTCTTATCTCGAATATTTGCATGCGGTGCGAGATCAGGAATTGATTCGATATCTGACTCGATACCAATGGCGTGCAATTTTCTTAGCGCAGTAAGCGCAGATCCATCTAGCGCCGCTCCTCGCCAAGCTTCTGCGGCTAGAGAAAGAAGTGAGATCTCCTGGCTAGTAACTTCACCTAATTGGAATTGGTAACTATCCGGCTTAATTCGATAGCCAGCCTCATCTTCAAATAGTGGATCGAACGAGCCAACTTCAATTTCAATTCCGAGATTTCGAAGATCATCTTTATCGCGCTCAAACATCCGCTCTTTGCTCTCTGCAGTACCTTCATAGCCATCAACAGTGCGAAAGATTTCAGATTTCGTTATATATCTCTTTGTTGCCAGGAGCGCGATTGTTAAATTTACTAAACGCTCAGTCTTCCGCGACACCGTAAGACCCCTTCGCAGGACGACGACGTCGAGCCAGGACCTCAACGCCTGGAGCCATGCGGCGAGAGAAGATCAAGAATCCGGTGTGACCGATCATTCTCTGCTGCGGACGAACTGCTAAACCTTCATGGTGCCAACCACGAACCATGCTCTCAAAACTTTCTGGCTCAGTGAAGTGGCCATCATCTTTTAGCGCCTCTGCTGTGGCTGATAGCTGCGTGGTTGTTGCGACATAAGCCATAAAGACTCCCCCAGGGCGCAAAACTTTCGCTGCCATCTCGACACACTCCCAAGGGGCAAGCATGTCTAGTATCACGCGATCAAACTCGTGGTCGAACTCTTGTTCCTGCACTGAACCGATTGCAAGTGACCAGTTTGCAGGTCGCCCACCAAAGTAATTTTCAATATTGGATGTTGCGTTCGCGGCAAACTCTTCGCGACGTTCGACAGAGTGCACAGAACCCGATGGGCCAACTGCGCGTAAAAGCGAGAGCGTCAGCGCACCGCTTCCCACACCTGCTTCAAGTACTCGCGCACCCGGAAAAATATCTGCAAAGCCTACAATTAGCGCGGCATCTTTAGGATAAACAATCGTCGCGCCGCGAGGCATAGATAGAACGTAATCAGTGAGCAGAGGAATGAAAGCGGTGAACTTCAAACCAGCGCTTGTGCTGACAACTGAACCTTCCGGAAGTCCGATCAAATCATCGTGAATGATCCAACCTTTGTGGGTGTGCCACTCCTTACCTGGAGT is part of the Candidatus Planktophila lacus genome and harbors:
- a CDS encoding helix-turn-helix transcriptional regulator, yielding MAKQPSSPIAKTARLLDLVPYITTHQGVSVKDLANEFSISTEELLDDLNTLWMCGLPGYTPLELIDLAFESGYVSIRNAEILQKVRLLTKEELVVVAIGLDFLRDSISKDRVDLIAAIASLQIKIKSLIGDIAQASPTVDSAHRAVILRAIKERKDLEIEYHSLIRDEVSTRAVTPLELGEDKGIEVLLAYCNKALGFRTFRLDNVKQARLLDSSQMISDAKSDSEELFRAKCKVNSRLRTTFERFRLETALATAPSVDSGKAVSVEVTSFSRDWLVRNFMSTLANTEITEPAELAKAVGQKAQATLELYKNERFSS
- a CDS encoding helix-turn-helix transcriptional regulator; this translates as MSRKTERLVNLTIALLATKRYITKSEIFRTVDGYEGTAESKERMFERDKDDLRNLGIEIEVGSFDPLFEDEAGYRIKPDSYQFQLGEVTSQEISLLSLAAEAWRGAALDGSALTALRKLHAIGIESDIESIPDLAPHANIRDKNLQVAISAITSRQKISFKYLSEELTEQERKIDPYAVTSRYGHWYLYGLDLEKLGVRSFRLDRISGDIAPEGKSGSFEVEKSFDLSSQGSNADEIRTATIFLRTGRALALRSRSKTASTKSSIAGWDLVELSYRDQERFIEEVLWYADDAIVLEPGDVRAEIIKRLELGVKRYG
- a CDS encoding tRNA (adenine-N1)-methyltransferase, which translates into the protein MSSHIESNADLEANRGRFVAGDRVQLTDQKGKIYSITITPGKEWHTHKGWIIHDDLIGLPEGSVVSTSAGLKFTAFIPLLTDYVLSMPRGATIVYPKDAALIVGFADIFPGARVLEAGVGSGALTLSLLRAVGPSGSVHSVERREEFAANATSNIENYFGGRPANWSLAIGSVQEQEFDHEFDRVILDMLAPWECVEMAAKVLRPGGVFMAYVATTTQLSATAEALKDDGHFTEPESFESMVRGWHHEGLAVRPQQRMIGHTGFLIFSRRMAPGVEVLARRRRPAKGSYGVAED